Proteins from a single region of Fundulus heteroclitus isolate FHET01 chromosome 12, MU-UCD_Fhet_4.1, whole genome shotgun sequence:
- the LOC105926900 gene encoding membrane-associated phosphatidylinositol transfer protein 2 isoform X4, which translates to MLIKEYRIPMPMSVEEYRIAQLYMIQKKSREETCGEGSGVEILKNKPYTDGPGGAGQYTHKVYHIGMHIPSWFRSILPKAALRVEEESWNAYPYTRTRYTCPFVEKFSIDIETYYKPDTGNQADVFNLSATDKRQRTIDPIDIVTDPIPPHEYKAEEDPRLYKSVKTQRGPLQDDWIEEYNNNSGKTPIMCAYKLCKVEFRYWGMQSKIERFIHDVGLRKVMVRAHRQAWCWQDEWYGLTIEDIRQLELETQLALATKMAQFCQAEEATEANGSAPSPDKEQEAKEAISSIEAEETVTRSVETLQPRGVLTKQWSTSSRSSRSSKRGVSPSRHSLSEWRMQSIARDSDDSSDEEFFDAHEDLSDGEEVFPKEITKWNSNDLMDKIDAAETEETPEHFKEMSVDYERTESEDRLDEMRDSLSGQADSSPIPTITVTRHLSESSSQQCLQPSKIHVLILVLHGGNILDTGGGDQSSKQADVNTISTAFDTVMRVHYPAALGHIAIRLVPCPAICAEAFSLVSNLSPYSYDEGCLSSSQDHIPLAALPLLATSSPQYQDAVATVIVRANQVYADFIKSLDGAAFSGQVCLIGDCVGGILGFDALCNSTPTVNESQNSSRRGSVISVQDQDLLSPGIIVNSGHGSSSPTLEGSRHLSRSNIDIPRASSGDEAKRQLPRKRSDSSTYELDTIKQHQAFLSSLHSSVLRSDAVSRRSSSSTMLDGASLGKFDFEVSDFFLFGSPLGLVLALRKTVIPMLDVAQLRPACQQVYNLFHPADPSASRLEPLLERKFHLLPPFSVPRYQRFPLGDGNSALLADVVQSHGGVFMDSSYPSSPIMGPLSRGQRRASEISIASQVSGMADSFTATSIANTKSDQLNQSSKLSLLSQLALTSQNIFFLKNPPKSCKKAKANPAAGPPDGDVCPNPDAELDSSECLSPTSQDETMESPILAYAINELVLLDSQAEVDQVAARWWGTKRLDFALYCPDALTAFPTVALPHLFHASYWESTDVVSFLLRQVMRHENSSILELDGKEVSEFTPSTPREKWNRKRTHVKIRNVTANHRVNDSVFTEGGPQVITGRFLYGPLDMVTLAGEKVDLHIMTQPPSGEWVYFGTQTTQSSGRVSFTIAENKRLGVGVYPVKMVVRGDHTFADSYLTVVPRGTEFVVFSIDGSFAASVSIMGSDPKVRAGAVDVVRHWQDLGYLIIYVTGRPDMQKQRVVAWLSQHNFPHGIVSFCDGLVHDPLRHKANFLKTLTESNMKISAGYGSTKDISVYTSIGLSPSQIYIVGRPSKKMQNQCQFITEGYAAHLSQLEYNHRSRPAKSSSARMVLRKGSFGLGANSDFLRKRNHLLRTISSQPAPSSPTGGVHNRPERTQSQSDSERLERERLERTQSQGAGATQRSMSITASCWGRSSSTKLEPFPFNPK; encoded by the exons AAAAAGAGCAGAGAAGAGACCTGCGGCGAAGGCAGTGGGGTAGAGATCCTCAAGAATAAGCCGTACACAGATGGACCAGGTGGGGCGGGTCAGTACACCCACAAGGTCTACCACATCGGCATGCACATACCCAGCTGGTTCCGCTCCATCCTGCCCAAAGCAGCTCTGAGGGTCGAAGAGGAGTCCTGGAATGCCTACCCTTACACCCGAACGAG ATACACCTGTCCCTTTGTCGAGAAGTTCTCCATTGACATCGAGACCTACTACAAGCCCGACACCGGCAACCAAGCAGATGTCTTTAACCTGTCTGCAACAGACAAGAGGCAAAGGACTATTG ACCCAATCGACATAGTGACCGATCCCATCCCCCCACACGAGTACAAGGCAGAGGAGGACCCGAGGCTCTACAAGTCGGTGAAGACCCAGAGGGGCCCCCTGCAGGATGACTGGATAGAGGAGTACAACAACAACTCAGGGAAGACTCCCATCATGTGTGCCTACAAACTTTGCAAAGTGGAGTTTCGCTACTGGGGCATGCAGTCCAAGATCGAACGCTTCATTCACGATGTTG GGCTCAGGAAGGTGATGGTGCGCGCCCACCGGCAGGCCTGGTGCTGGCAGGACGAGTGGTACGGTCTGACCATTGAGGACATCAGGCAGCTGGAGCTGGAAACCCAGCTGGCCCTGGCCACCAAGATGGCCCAGTTCTGCCAGGCCGAGGAGGCCACCGAGGCCAACGGCAGCGCTCCGTCTCCAGACAAAGAGCAGGAGGCGAAGGAGGCAATCAGCTCCATCGAGGCCGAGGAGACGGTCACTAGATCCGTGGAGACTCTCCAGCCGCGAGGCGTCCTCACCAAGCAGTGGTCCACCTCGTCCAGGTCCTCCCGCTCATCCAAGAGAGGAG TGAGCCCGTCGCGTCACAGCCTCTCAGAGTGGAGGATGCAGAGCATAGCGCGGGATTCAGACGACAGCTCGGACGAGGAGTTCTTCGACGCTCATG AGGATCTCTCGGATGGCGAGGAGGTTTTCCCCAAAGAAATCACCAAGTGGAACTCCAACGACCTCATGGACAAGATCGACGCTGCGGAAACGGAGGAAACTCCCG AGCACTTTAAGGAAATGAGCGTCGACTACGAAAGAACGGAGAGCGAGGACAGACTGGACGAG ATGCGCGACTCTCTTAGCGGCCAAGCCGATAGCTCTCCCATTCCCACCATCACGGTAACAAGGCACCTGTCA GAGAGCTCGTCTCAGCAGTGTCTGCAGCCGTCCAAGATCCACGTGCTGATACTGGTGCTGCACGGAGGCAACATCCTGGACACGGGCGGAGGGGACCAGAGCAGCAAGCAGGCCGACGTCAACACGATCAGCACAGCTTTTGACACAGTCATGCGCGTCCACTACCCCGCTGCGCTGGGGCACATCGCCATCCGCTTGGTGCCCTGCCCCGCCATCTGCGCCGAGGCCTTCTCTCTGGTCTCCAA CCTGAGCCCTTACAGCTATGATGAGGGCTGTCTGTCCAGCAGCCAGGACCACATCCCGCTCGCAGCTCTGCCTCTGCTGGCTACCTCATCCCCACAGTACCAGGACGCCGTGGCCACCGTCATTGTTCGCGCCAACCAGGTGTACGCTGACTTTATTAAGTCTCTGGATGGAGCAGCCTTCTCTGGCCAG GTTTGTCTCATTGGGGACTGTGTGGGAGGAATATTGGGATTTGATGCTCTCTGCAACAGCACCCCCACAGTGAATGAAAGCCAGAACAGCAGCCGTAGGGGCAGTGTCATCAGCGTGCAG GACCAGGACCTTCTCTCCCCGGGCATCATCGTCAACAGCGGGCATGGATCGTCATCTCCAACGCTGGAGGGCAGCCGCCACCTCAGTCGCAGTAACATCGACATTCCTCGTGCCAGCTCAGGCGACGAGGCCAAGAGGCAGCTGCCGCGCAAGAGAAGCGACTCCTCCACCTACGAGCTGGACACAATTAAGCAGCACCAAGCTTTCCTGTCCAG CTTGCACTCCAGCGTCCTGCGGAGTGACGCGGTGTCCCGCAGGTCGAGCAGCAGCACCATGCTGGACGGCGCCTCCCTGGGGAAGTTTGACTTCGAGGTGTCGGACTTCTTCCTCTTTGGGTCTCCCCTGGGCTTGGTGCTGGCCCTGAGGAAGACTGTAATCCCCATGCTGGACG TGGCCCAGCTGAGGCCGGCCTGTCAGCAGGTCTATAACTTGTTCCATCCAGCTGATCCCTCCGCCTCCCGCCTGGAGCCTCTGTTGGAGCGGAAGTTTcacctcctccctcccttcaGCGTCCCCCGCTACCAACGCTTCCCCCTTGGAGACGGAAACTCCGCCTTGCTGG CAGATGTTGTTCAGTCTCATGGTGGTGTCTTCATGGACAGTTCGTACCCCTCATCCCCCATAATGGGCCCCCTCTCCCGGGGCCAGCGGAGGGCCAGTGAGATCAGCATTGCCAGCCAGGTCTCAGGAATGGCAGACAGTTTCACTGCCACCAGCATAGCCAACA CCAAATCAGACCAGCTTAACCAATCCAGTAAACTCAGTCTGTTGTCCCAACTTGCCCTTACATCCCAAAACATATTCTTCCTGAAAAATCCTCCCAAATCCTGCAAAAAAGCCAAAGCCAACCCGGCCGCAGGACCTCCTGACGGAGACGTGTGTCCCAACCCGGACGCTGAGCTAGACTCAAGCGAGTGTCTAAGTCCCACCTCCCAGGACGAGACCATGGAGTCGCCCATCCTGGCCTATGCTATAAATGAGCTGGTCCTGCTGGACTCCCAAGCGGAAGTCGATCAAG TTGCAGCTCGTTGGTGGGGCACAAAGCGTCTGGACTTTGCTCTGTACTGCCCCGATGCTCTGACCGCCTTTCCAACGGTGGCTTTGCCGCACCTCTTTCACGCATCCTACTGGGAATCCACAGATGTTGTGTCTTTCCTCCTCAGGCAG GTCATGAGGCATGAAAACTCGAGCATTCTGGAGCTGGATGGGAAAGAAGTGTCTGAGTTTACTCCCTCTACACCGCGGGAAAAGTGGAACCGGAAGAGGACCCACGTCAAGATCAGG AATGTGACGGCCAACCATCGTGTCAACGACTCGGTGTTCACCGAAGGAGGCCCGCAGGTCATCACAGGTCGCTTCCTGTACGGCCCTCTGGACATGGTGACTCTGGCGGGGGAGAAG GTGGACCTTCACATCATGACCCAGCCTCCATCGGGAGAGTGGGTGTACTTCGGCACACAGACCACTCAAAGCAGCGGCCGCGTGTCGTTTACCATCGCGGAGAACAAGCGTCTAGGCGTCGGAGTCTACCCTGTAAAAATGGTTGTCAG GGGCGACCACACGTTCGCAGACAGCTACCTGACCGTCGTCCCGCGTGGCACCGAGTTCGTGGTGTTCAGCATCGACGGCTCGTTCGCTGCCAGCGTGTCGATCATGGGCAGCGATCCCAAAGTGAGGGCAGGAGCTGTGGACGTCGTCAG GCACTGGCAGGATTTAGGGTATCTGATCATCTACGTGACGGGACGTCCCGACATGCAGAAGCAGCGGGTGGTGGCCTGGCTGTCACAGCACAACTTCCCACACGGCATCGTCTCCTTCTGTGACGGACTGGTCCATGACCCACTCAGACACAAGGCCAACTTCCTCAAAACCCTGACAGAG TCGAACATGAAGATCTCCGCTGGATACGGCTCGACCAAAGACATCTCCGTCTACACCTCCATCGGCCTTTCTCCTTCTCAAATCTACATCGTCGGCAGACCCTCGAAGAAGATGCAGAACCAGTGCCAG TTCATCACAGAGGGCTATGCGGCCCATCTGTCCCAGCTGGAGTACAACCACCGCTCTCGGCCCGCCAAGTCCAGCAGCGCCCGCATGGTCCTGCGTAAGGGAAGCTTCGGCCTGGGCGCCAACAGCGACTTCCTGAGGAAACGAAACCACCTGCTGCGCACCATCTCCTCCCAGCCGGCCCCCAGCTCCCCGACCGGCGGCGTCCACAACCGGCCCGAGCGCACGCAGAGCCAGTCGGACAGCGAGCGTCTGGAGCGGGAGCGTCTGGAGCGGACCCAGAGCCAGGGCGCCGGCGCCACGCAGCGCAGCATGAGCATCACGGCGAGCTGCTGGggccgcagcagcagcaccaaGCTGGAGCCGTTCCCCTTCAACCCCAAGTGA
- the LOC105926900 gene encoding membrane-associated phosphatidylinositol transfer protein 2 isoform X2: MLIKEYRIPMPMSVEEYRIAQLYMIQKKSREETCGEGSGVEILKNKPYTDGPGGAGQYTHKVYHIGMHIPSWFRSILPKAALRVEEESWNAYPYTRTRYTCPFVEKFSIDIETYYKPDTGNQADVFNLSATDKRQRTIDPIDIVTDPIPPHEYKAEEDPRLYKSVKTQRGPLQDDWIEEYNNNSGKTPIMCAYKLCKVEFRYWGMQSKIERFIHDVGLRKVMVRAHRQAWCWQDEWYGLTIEDIRQLELETQLALATKMAQFCQAEEATEANGSAPSPDKEQEAKEAISSIEAEETVTRSVETLQPRGVLTKQWSTSSRSSRSSKRGVSPSRHSLSEWRMQSIARDSDDSSDEEFFDAHEDLSDGEEVFPKEITKWNSNDLMDKIDAAETEETPEHFKEMSVDYERTESEDRLDEMRDSLSGQADSSPIPTITVTRHLSESSSQQCLQPSKIHVLILVLHGGNILDTGGGDQSSKQADVNTISTAFDTVMRVHYPAALGHIAIRLVPCPAICAEAFSLVSNLSPYSYDEGCLSSSQDHIPLAALPLLATSSPQYQDAVATVIVRANQVYADFIKSLDGAAFSGQVCLIGDCVGGILGFDALCNSTPTVNESQNSSRRGSVISVQDQDLLSPGIIVNSGHGSSSPTLEGSRHLSRSNIDIPRASSGDEAKRQLPRKRSDSSTYELDTIKQHQAFLSSLHSSVLRSDAVSRRSSSSTMLDGASLGKFDFEVSDFFLFGSPLGLVLALRKTVIPMLDVAQLRPACQQVYNLFHPADPSASRLEPLLERKFHLLPPFSVPRYQRFPLGDGNSALLVETVQSNAQLLLDSGPPLSFRCQETISETCIPVPVLNWQETSLKATPTTFEYVVQSHGGVFMDSSYPSSPIMGPLSRGQRRASEISIASQVSGMADSFTATSIANTKSDQLNQSSKLSLLSQLALTSQNIFFLKNPPKSCKKAKANPAAGPPDGDVCPNPDAELDSSECLSPTSQDETMESPILAYAINELVLLDSQAEVDQVAARWWGTKRLDFALYCPDALTAFPTVALPHLFHASYWESTDVVSFLLRQVMRHENSSILELDGKEVSEFTPSTPREKWNRKRTHVKIRNVTANHRVNDSVFTEGGPQVITGRFLYGPLDMVTLAGEKVDLHIMTQPPSGEWVYFGTQTTQSSGRVSFTIAENKRLGVGVYPVKMVVRGDHTFADSYLTVVPRGTEFVVFSIDGSFAASVSIMGSDPKVRAGAVDVVRHWQDLGYLIIYVTGRPDMQKQRVVAWLSQHNFPHGIVSFCDGLVHDPLRHKANFLKTLTESNMKISAGYGSTKDISVYTSIGLSPSQIYIVGRPSKKMQNQCQFITEGYAAHLSQLEYNHRSRPAKSSSARMVLRKGSFGLGANSDFLRKRNHLLRTISSQPAPSSPTGGVHNRPERTQSQSDSERLERERLERTQSQGAGATQRSMSITASCWGRSSSTKLEPFPFNPK; the protein is encoded by the exons AAAAAGAGCAGAGAAGAGACCTGCGGCGAAGGCAGTGGGGTAGAGATCCTCAAGAATAAGCCGTACACAGATGGACCAGGTGGGGCGGGTCAGTACACCCACAAGGTCTACCACATCGGCATGCACATACCCAGCTGGTTCCGCTCCATCCTGCCCAAAGCAGCTCTGAGGGTCGAAGAGGAGTCCTGGAATGCCTACCCTTACACCCGAACGAG ATACACCTGTCCCTTTGTCGAGAAGTTCTCCATTGACATCGAGACCTACTACAAGCCCGACACCGGCAACCAAGCAGATGTCTTTAACCTGTCTGCAACAGACAAGAGGCAAAGGACTATTG ACCCAATCGACATAGTGACCGATCCCATCCCCCCACACGAGTACAAGGCAGAGGAGGACCCGAGGCTCTACAAGTCGGTGAAGACCCAGAGGGGCCCCCTGCAGGATGACTGGATAGAGGAGTACAACAACAACTCAGGGAAGACTCCCATCATGTGTGCCTACAAACTTTGCAAAGTGGAGTTTCGCTACTGGGGCATGCAGTCCAAGATCGAACGCTTCATTCACGATGTTG GGCTCAGGAAGGTGATGGTGCGCGCCCACCGGCAGGCCTGGTGCTGGCAGGACGAGTGGTACGGTCTGACCATTGAGGACATCAGGCAGCTGGAGCTGGAAACCCAGCTGGCCCTGGCCACCAAGATGGCCCAGTTCTGCCAGGCCGAGGAGGCCACCGAGGCCAACGGCAGCGCTCCGTCTCCAGACAAAGAGCAGGAGGCGAAGGAGGCAATCAGCTCCATCGAGGCCGAGGAGACGGTCACTAGATCCGTGGAGACTCTCCAGCCGCGAGGCGTCCTCACCAAGCAGTGGTCCACCTCGTCCAGGTCCTCCCGCTCATCCAAGAGAGGAG TGAGCCCGTCGCGTCACAGCCTCTCAGAGTGGAGGATGCAGAGCATAGCGCGGGATTCAGACGACAGCTCGGACGAGGAGTTCTTCGACGCTCATG AGGATCTCTCGGATGGCGAGGAGGTTTTCCCCAAAGAAATCACCAAGTGGAACTCCAACGACCTCATGGACAAGATCGACGCTGCGGAAACGGAGGAAACTCCCG AGCACTTTAAGGAAATGAGCGTCGACTACGAAAGAACGGAGAGCGAGGACAGACTGGACGAG ATGCGCGACTCTCTTAGCGGCCAAGCCGATAGCTCTCCCATTCCCACCATCACGGTAACAAGGCACCTGTCA GAGAGCTCGTCTCAGCAGTGTCTGCAGCCGTCCAAGATCCACGTGCTGATACTGGTGCTGCACGGAGGCAACATCCTGGACACGGGCGGAGGGGACCAGAGCAGCAAGCAGGCCGACGTCAACACGATCAGCACAGCTTTTGACACAGTCATGCGCGTCCACTACCCCGCTGCGCTGGGGCACATCGCCATCCGCTTGGTGCCCTGCCCCGCCATCTGCGCCGAGGCCTTCTCTCTGGTCTCCAA CCTGAGCCCTTACAGCTATGATGAGGGCTGTCTGTCCAGCAGCCAGGACCACATCCCGCTCGCAGCTCTGCCTCTGCTGGCTACCTCATCCCCACAGTACCAGGACGCCGTGGCCACCGTCATTGTTCGCGCCAACCAGGTGTACGCTGACTTTATTAAGTCTCTGGATGGAGCAGCCTTCTCTGGCCAG GTTTGTCTCATTGGGGACTGTGTGGGAGGAATATTGGGATTTGATGCTCTCTGCAACAGCACCCCCACAGTGAATGAAAGCCAGAACAGCAGCCGTAGGGGCAGTGTCATCAGCGTGCAG GACCAGGACCTTCTCTCCCCGGGCATCATCGTCAACAGCGGGCATGGATCGTCATCTCCAACGCTGGAGGGCAGCCGCCACCTCAGTCGCAGTAACATCGACATTCCTCGTGCCAGCTCAGGCGACGAGGCCAAGAGGCAGCTGCCGCGCAAGAGAAGCGACTCCTCCACCTACGAGCTGGACACAATTAAGCAGCACCAAGCTTTCCTGTCCAG CTTGCACTCCAGCGTCCTGCGGAGTGACGCGGTGTCCCGCAGGTCGAGCAGCAGCACCATGCTGGACGGCGCCTCCCTGGGGAAGTTTGACTTCGAGGTGTCGGACTTCTTCCTCTTTGGGTCTCCCCTGGGCTTGGTGCTGGCCCTGAGGAAGACTGTAATCCCCATGCTGGACG TGGCCCAGCTGAGGCCGGCCTGTCAGCAGGTCTATAACTTGTTCCATCCAGCTGATCCCTCCGCCTCCCGCCTGGAGCCTCTGTTGGAGCGGAAGTTTcacctcctccctcccttcaGCGTCCCCCGCTACCAACGCTTCCCCCTTGGAGACGGAAACTCCGCCTTGCTGG TGGAGACAGTCCAGAGCAACGCTCAGCTGCTACTTGATAGCGGGCCCCCCCTGTCCTTTCGCTGTCAGGAGACCATCAGTGAGACCTGCATCCCTGTTCCCGTGCTAAACTGGCAGGAGACCTCCCTGAAAGCCACACCCACCACCTTTGAGT ATGTTGTTCAGTCTCATGGTGGTGTCTTCATGGACAGTTCGTACCCCTCATCCCCCATAATGGGCCCCCTCTCCCGGGGCCAGCGGAGGGCCAGTGAGATCAGCATTGCCAGCCAGGTCTCAGGAATGGCAGACAGTTTCACTGCCACCAGCATAGCCAACA CCAAATCAGACCAGCTTAACCAATCCAGTAAACTCAGTCTGTTGTCCCAACTTGCCCTTACATCCCAAAACATATTCTTCCTGAAAAATCCTCCCAAATCCTGCAAAAAAGCCAAAGCCAACCCGGCCGCAGGACCTCCTGACGGAGACGTGTGTCCCAACCCGGACGCTGAGCTAGACTCAAGCGAGTGTCTAAGTCCCACCTCCCAGGACGAGACCATGGAGTCGCCCATCCTGGCCTATGCTATAAATGAGCTGGTCCTGCTGGACTCCCAAGCGGAAGTCGATCAAG TTGCAGCTCGTTGGTGGGGCACAAAGCGTCTGGACTTTGCTCTGTACTGCCCCGATGCTCTGACCGCCTTTCCAACGGTGGCTTTGCCGCACCTCTTTCACGCATCCTACTGGGAATCCACAGATGTTGTGTCTTTCCTCCTCAGGCAG GTCATGAGGCATGAAAACTCGAGCATTCTGGAGCTGGATGGGAAAGAAGTGTCTGAGTTTACTCCCTCTACACCGCGGGAAAAGTGGAACCGGAAGAGGACCCACGTCAAGATCAGG AATGTGACGGCCAACCATCGTGTCAACGACTCGGTGTTCACCGAAGGAGGCCCGCAGGTCATCACAGGTCGCTTCCTGTACGGCCCTCTGGACATGGTGACTCTGGCGGGGGAGAAG GTGGACCTTCACATCATGACCCAGCCTCCATCGGGAGAGTGGGTGTACTTCGGCACACAGACCACTCAAAGCAGCGGCCGCGTGTCGTTTACCATCGCGGAGAACAAGCGTCTAGGCGTCGGAGTCTACCCTGTAAAAATGGTTGTCAG GGGCGACCACACGTTCGCAGACAGCTACCTGACCGTCGTCCCGCGTGGCACCGAGTTCGTGGTGTTCAGCATCGACGGCTCGTTCGCTGCCAGCGTGTCGATCATGGGCAGCGATCCCAAAGTGAGGGCAGGAGCTGTGGACGTCGTCAG GCACTGGCAGGATTTAGGGTATCTGATCATCTACGTGACGGGACGTCCCGACATGCAGAAGCAGCGGGTGGTGGCCTGGCTGTCACAGCACAACTTCCCACACGGCATCGTCTCCTTCTGTGACGGACTGGTCCATGACCCACTCAGACACAAGGCCAACTTCCTCAAAACCCTGACAGAG TCGAACATGAAGATCTCCGCTGGATACGGCTCGACCAAAGACATCTCCGTCTACACCTCCATCGGCCTTTCTCCTTCTCAAATCTACATCGTCGGCAGACCCTCGAAGAAGATGCAGAACCAGTGCCAG TTCATCACAGAGGGCTATGCGGCCCATCTGTCCCAGCTGGAGTACAACCACCGCTCTCGGCCCGCCAAGTCCAGCAGCGCCCGCATGGTCCTGCGTAAGGGAAGCTTCGGCCTGGGCGCCAACAGCGACTTCCTGAGGAAACGAAACCACCTGCTGCGCACCATCTCCTCCCAGCCGGCCCCCAGCTCCCCGACCGGCGGCGTCCACAACCGGCCCGAGCGCACGCAGAGCCAGTCGGACAGCGAGCGTCTGGAGCGGGAGCGTCTGGAGCGGACCCAGAGCCAGGGCGCCGGCGCCACGCAGCGCAGCATGAGCATCACGGCGAGCTGCTGGggccgcagcagcagcaccaaGCTGGAGCCGTTCCCCTTCAACCCCAAGTGA